Proteins encoded in a region of the Stieleria neptunia genome:
- a CDS encoding YncE family protein, translated as MKSKHVSLVTRAVLEDGTVKEKPALSIPVRDGRISGSITPVQAQSDSKGESEDRVIPVDFVGRVIAWTASPNGDGAYIVREGNTSKELVFWNPNDQRVGDRIQVPRSPADVVVFGKNIAVLCPESKVVAIVDPESHRIVNAAPIKVNRGVPVALSLAVMSENLYVLCSPNGAAPDRNTVLLELDVESRTTKTVSTQDSERMVVMGDYVASQRNFGGSPSGIPTISQMQGGRSIAKFEHETVGPIYPTPKKHFVAAKVENKTAAFTPANDETLWTIDGTIIAAWHDGTKFLMTRGNDLSNPEALPLIAVDQNGQVLWKKEVPLGQPVSMFLTKNIHLHDRPAKLLVGTANHGSVLTVAGRIAGAAVSRACVIGDGSNDYLLYCISTYGANIRGRFALMVDEVESDWYCVPLPKSAPNKIAKDGSTTKPLSPPEKIKQGETLAFDPKLPKAEGKYELKNGPQGMKVDPKTGKIQWKTDVSSLGQWDVEIAHQHDGKTASVLKFVITVEF; from the coding sequence TTGAAGTCCAAGCATGTTTCGCTGGTGACGCGAGCGGTCCTTGAGGATGGAACGGTCAAGGAAAAGCCGGCGTTAAGTATCCCGGTGCGGGATGGTAGAATTTCCGGATCGATCACTCCGGTGCAAGCTCAGAGTGATTCGAAGGGCGAATCAGAGGACCGTGTGATCCCCGTCGATTTTGTTGGACGGGTGATCGCTTGGACGGCTTCACCAAACGGAGACGGCGCGTACATCGTGCGGGAAGGAAACACGAGCAAAGAATTGGTGTTTTGGAATCCCAATGATCAGCGCGTGGGTGATCGAATTCAAGTTCCTCGCTCGCCGGCCGATGTCGTGGTCTTCGGGAAAAACATTGCAGTGCTCTGCCCAGAGTCGAAGGTCGTTGCCATTGTTGATCCCGAGAGTCATCGCATCGTTAACGCAGCACCGATCAAAGTGAATCGCGGTGTTCCCGTCGCGTTGAGCTTGGCGGTGATGTCCGAAAACCTTTACGTACTGTGCAGTCCGAATGGAGCAGCCCCGGATCGGAATACGGTGCTCTTGGAATTGGATGTCGAATCGCGGACAACGAAGACGGTCAGCACACAAGATTCTGAACGCATGGTCGTCATGGGCGATTACGTGGCGTCCCAACGGAATTTTGGGGGCAGCCCGAGTGGGATCCCCACAATTTCTCAAATGCAAGGCGGCCGGAGCATCGCCAAATTTGAACACGAAACAGTCGGCCCAATCTATCCGACGCCTAAAAAGCACTTTGTTGCGGCGAAGGTAGAAAACAAGACCGCCGCGTTCACACCAGCTAATGATGAAACGCTGTGGACGATCGATGGAACGATCATCGCCGCGTGGCACGATGGCACAAAATTCCTGATGACTCGGGGCAACGACCTGAGCAATCCAGAGGCCTTACCATTGATTGCCGTTGACCAGAATGGACAGGTACTGTGGAAGAAAGAGGTTCCGCTTGGACAGCCGGTCAGCATGTTCCTGACCAAGAACATCCACCTGCATGATCGCCCCGCGAAACTGCTCGTTGGCACGGCAAATCATGGCTCCGTGCTAACGGTGGCTGGTCGCATTGCGGGTGCCGCGGTGAGTCGCGCGTGTGTCATTGGAGACGGCTCAAACGACTATCTGCTGTATTGCATCTCGACGTACGGTGCAAATATCCGCGGGCGATTTGCATTGATGGTGGATGAAGTCGAATCCGACTGGTACTGCGTCCCGTTACCGAAGTCTGCGCCGAACAAGATTGCAAAGGATGGATCAACGACCAAGCCGCTTTCTCCACCCGAGAAGATCAAGCAGGGTGAAACGCTGGCTTTTGACCCGAAGCTGCCGAAGGCCGAAGGCAAGTATGAATTGAAAAACGGTCCCCAGGGAATGAAGGTCGATCCGAAGACCGGTAAGATTCAATGGAAGACAGACGTATCGAGTCTCGGTCAGTGGGATGTCGAAATCGCCCATCAGCACGATGGCAAGACGGCGTCAGTCCTCAAGTTCGTGATCACGGTCGAGTTCTAA
- a CDS encoding DUF1592 domain-containing protein, translated as MREPQRVVDNTTKPQGVIVPRSNINGLLVAFLLAVFSQPSLDGIAGAEDSPRVVMPNHHGAFFQKYCLDCHDAQSAEGNVDLETLSFDLGTLQSAEQWQKILNALNSGEMPPEDERQATDEDKTAFLETLSKQLVAARRLLADTGGQITMRRLNRREYENSIEVLLGIKVDAGDLPDDANPGGFDTAGGSLFFSSDQFEQYLKLARTALDQAIVTSPKPKIQTRRIEVENESNRRVQRLYRYHEKGFERWEEWQASGGKSPTEFGFADDNEAAFRKLGWDRNGADFAHYLAREETQHGALLTVNEPNPQVGLVIPDEAPPGQYRIRARIGVLGDPDPSRTFIEIGFRGERIDSSIDLIACRKVNAPISDPEIVEVLVDIPILKKPLTVDVGVNTGKRVDIGERVIALRQRMPNVFKTGFALRRDSIAKTGANIEPALWIDWVEWEGPMIQQWPPASTQAIFFDDVDRAKDADYARAIIERFAKRAFRIKEADPEFVDRLTGMCSSEMDSGKRFEEAIKLPLSLVLASPGFLYLREPASDPVPRDLSGEELAVRLSYFLWSSPPDDELLAAARAGELTTAAGLARQTSRLLDDERAMEFVSGFTHQWLQMERLDFFQFNPKLYPEFDASVKLATRQEVYATIGNLIRSHGPIGELLKSDTILINDLLADYYGISDVHGPAFREVTVPDGMPRGGLLGMAAILAMGSDGERSSPVERGAWVMRKLLHDPPPPAPANVPQLSRLAGESLPARQLLEAHMEESQCAQCHRKIDPIGYGLEHFNAVGLWRKTEQVMVRRKAKEYPIDDAGTLPDGTEFQGFFELRDRIAEREAMFARGFVENLIEYALGRPYGFTDQDLSDAILTHGEQNGRTLNTYLHALVQSKAFQQK; from the coding sequence ATGCGTGAGCCACAGCGCGTTGTGGACAACACGACAAAACCGCAGGGAGTCATCGTCCCGCGATCGAACATAAATGGTTTGCTCGTTGCGTTTCTGCTTGCGGTGTTTTCCCAGCCATCGTTGGACGGGATTGCCGGCGCAGAAGATTCACCGCGTGTTGTCATGCCGAATCATCATGGTGCGTTTTTTCAAAAGTATTGCCTGGACTGCCATGATGCTCAATCAGCCGAGGGCAACGTCGATTTGGAAACACTGTCCTTTGATCTTGGCACCCTTCAGTCGGCCGAGCAGTGGCAAAAGATTCTCAATGCGCTCAATTCAGGGGAGATGCCACCGGAGGATGAACGGCAAGCCACCGACGAAGACAAAACCGCGTTTCTGGAGACGCTGTCAAAGCAACTTGTCGCCGCGCGACGACTTCTGGCCGACACCGGCGGCCAGATCACCATGCGGCGTCTGAATCGACGTGAATATGAAAACTCGATCGAAGTTCTGCTGGGGATCAAGGTCGATGCAGGCGATCTGCCCGACGATGCAAACCCCGGTGGATTCGATACGGCAGGTGGATCGCTCTTTTTCTCCAGTGATCAATTCGAGCAATATTTAAAGCTCGCGCGCACTGCTCTCGACCAAGCAATCGTGACGAGCCCGAAACCCAAAATTCAAACCCGGCGAATCGAAGTTGAAAATGAATCGAACAGGCGAGTCCAAAGACTGTATCGATATCATGAAAAGGGCTTTGAAAGGTGGGAAGAATGGCAAGCCAGCGGTGGGAAATCCCCAACCGAGTTCGGGTTTGCTGATGACAATGAGGCCGCGTTTCGCAAACTGGGATGGGATCGGAACGGAGCGGACTTTGCCCATTACTTGGCCCGAGAGGAAACACAGCACGGTGCTCTACTGACCGTGAACGAGCCGAATCCGCAAGTCGGACTCGTGATTCCCGATGAAGCGCCGCCCGGCCAATACCGGATTCGCGCACGGATCGGTGTGCTGGGCGATCCCGATCCCTCGCGAACATTCATTGAGATCGGGTTTCGTGGCGAACGAATTGATTCGTCGATCGACTTGATCGCATGTCGAAAGGTGAATGCACCGATCAGCGATCCGGAGATTGTCGAGGTTTTGGTCGATATCCCGATCCTGAAGAAACCTCTGACCGTTGATGTTGGTGTCAACACGGGGAAACGGGTCGACATTGGAGAACGTGTCATCGCGCTGCGCCAACGGATGCCCAACGTGTTCAAAACGGGCTTCGCCCTGCGACGCGATTCAATCGCAAAAACGGGGGCTAACATTGAACCCGCGTTGTGGATCGACTGGGTGGAATGGGAAGGCCCGATGATTCAACAATGGCCGCCCGCATCCACCCAAGCGATCTTCTTTGACGATGTGGATCGTGCCAAAGACGCAGATTACGCACGAGCCATCATCGAGCGATTCGCAAAACGCGCGTTCCGTATCAAAGAGGCGGACCCGGAGTTTGTTGATCGCTTGACGGGAATGTGCTCCAGCGAGATGGACAGTGGCAAGCGTTTTGAAGAAGCGATCAAGCTGCCGTTGTCACTGGTGCTTGCGTCGCCCGGTTTTCTGTATCTGCGGGAGCCTGCGAGCGATCCGGTACCCCGAGACCTGAGCGGTGAAGAACTTGCGGTTCGGTTGTCTTACTTCCTGTGGAGTTCGCCGCCCGATGACGAACTTCTCGCCGCCGCCCGAGCGGGCGAGCTGACGACCGCGGCCGGATTGGCTCGCCAGACCAGTCGTCTGCTCGACGATGAACGTGCCATGGAATTTGTCTCCGGATTCACCCATCAGTGGTTGCAGATGGAGCGTCTCGATTTTTTTCAATTTAACCCCAAACTCTACCCCGAGTTTGATGCCTCCGTGAAATTAGCCACTCGACAAGAAGTCTATGCGACGATTGGTAATCTGATCCGCAGCCACGGGCCGATTGGCGAGCTTTTAAAATCCGACACGATCCTGATCAACGACCTGTTGGCCGACTACTACGGCATCAGCGACGTTCACGGCCCGGCGTTTCGCGAGGTCACGGTTCCCGACGGCATGCCGCGTGGCGGTCTGTTGGGAATGGCCGCGATCCTCGCCATGGGCAGCGACGGAGAACGCTCCTCTCCGGTAGAACGAGGTGCCTGGGTGATGCGAAAGCTGCTGCATGATCCACCGCCCCCAGCGCCGGCCAACGTGCCCCAACTCAGTCGCCTCGCCGGCGAATCCTTACCCGCTCGTCAACTGTTGGAAGCCCACATGGAAGAATCGCAGTGCGCCCAGTGCCATCGCAAAATTGACCCCATCGGTTATGGGCTGGAACATTTCAATGCGGTCGGGCTGTGGCGAAAAACGGAACAGGTCATGGTGCGTCGAAAAGCCAAGGAGTATCCCATCGATGACGCCGGAACGTTGCCCGACGGGACAGAATTCCAAGGCTTTTTTGAACTGCGTGATCGCATCGCCGAGCGTGAAGCGATGTTTGCCCGCGGCTTCGTCGAGAACCTGATTGAGTACGCTCTTGGCCGTCCCTATGGATTCACCGACCAGGATCTTTCTGATGCCATCCTCACCCACGGTGAACAGAACGGCCGAACCTTAAACACCTATCTTCACGCGTTGGTTCAATCGAAAGCCTTTCAGCAGAAATGA
- a CDS encoding cellulase family glycosylhydrolase has product MADSGATFAPWGFNFVGEFGRIVEEYWEEDWPGVEEDFHRMAALGANVVRLHLQIGTYMETAEEVDPQALALLRRTLDLAQRCGLYLDLTGLGCYHLDAVPDWLDDLSEAERWETQARFWEAVAETCAGHPAVFCYDLMNEPVLGRAKDGEHPWLLGELEGFYFVQRISSDPMQRDRQTIVEAWVKKMVRAIRKHDRDGLITVGVIPWAHVWPTAKPLFYSPDVARHLDFVSVHFYPKAGEVEKALAALSVYDIGKPLVVEETFPLSCSLEEFDEFVEGGNVRVDGWISHYFGNSIEEHAAGAKPSGEVTAKFLKYWKDKKAAIQTEQQ; this is encoded by the coding sequence TTGGCCGATTCCGGCGCGACATTCGCTCCATGGGGGTTCAATTTCGTCGGCGAGTTCGGCCGGATCGTTGAGGAGTATTGGGAGGAGGATTGGCCCGGCGTCGAAGAAGATTTTCACCGCATGGCCGCGCTCGGCGCGAACGTGGTGCGCCTGCACCTTCAGATCGGCACCTACATGGAGACCGCCGAAGAGGTCGACCCGCAAGCTTTGGCCCTGCTTCGGCGAACCCTCGATCTGGCGCAACGATGTGGTCTTTATTTGGATCTGACCGGGCTGGGATGTTATCACCTCGATGCCGTGCCAGACTGGTTGGATGACCTGTCCGAAGCGGAACGTTGGGAGACCCAGGCACGTTTTTGGGAAGCGGTCGCAGAAACCTGTGCCGGCCATCCCGCCGTGTTCTGCTATGACCTGATGAACGAGCCGGTCCTTGGGAGGGCCAAAGACGGCGAACATCCGTGGTTGCTGGGCGAGCTGGAGGGCTTCTATTTCGTGCAAAGGATTTCCAGTGATCCCATGCAGCGTGATCGTCAGACGATTGTTGAAGCCTGGGTCAAAAAGATGGTGCGGGCGATCAGGAAACATGATCGCGATGGGCTGATCACCGTGGGCGTGATTCCGTGGGCACACGTCTGGCCCACCGCCAAGCCTTTGTTCTATTCTCCGGATGTGGCGCGGCACCTCGATTTCGTGAGCGTCCACTTTTACCCCAAGGCGGGCGAAGTCGAAAAAGCGCTTGCTGCTCTGTCCGTTTATGACATCGGTAAGCCATTGGTTGTCGAAGAAACGTTCCCTTTGAGCTGCTCACTGGAGGAGTTCGACGAGTTTGTCGAAGGGGGCAACGTTCGAGTCGATGGCTGGATCAGCCACTACTTCGGCAACTCCATCGAGGAGCATGCCGCAGGTGCCAAGCCGTCCGGGGAAGTCACGGCTAAGTTTCTCAAGTACTGGAAAGACAAGAAGGCGGCGATCCAAACGGAGCAGCAATAG